The DNA segment ACCGCCCCCAGGAACGCGGTCTTGATCATCTGGTCGAACTCGGCCTTGTAGGCGGGGAACTCGGCCTCGGGGACGTAGCGGGCCCGCCCGATTTTCTCGATGACGGGGTCGGTCAGGAAGTCGGTAATGGTCGCACCCTTGGAAAGGGCGTACTCCCCTTGCTTGTAGGCCGCAATAATCATCTGCATGATGCCGTAGGCCTTGGCCATTGAGCAGCTTGCGTCTACGGGGTCGTAGCCGTTTTGTTGCAGGAAGTCCTCACGGGCAATCCGACCAATCTCGAGGCTAAGGCGCTCCGCATCTTGCAGGGCATCGGGGCCTACCAGTTGCACCACCTGTTGCAGTTCGGCTTCGCGCTGCAGCAGGGTAATAATCTGGGTACGCACCTCGGGGTAGTCGGGGGCCACGTTTTCGCGGTACCAGGGCTCCAAAATGTTCAGGAACAGCGAGTACGAGCGCGCCCAGTTGATGGCGGGGAAGTGCCGGGCGCGGGCCAGCTGAGCATCCAGGGCCCAGAAGCCGCCCGTAATACGCAGGGTGGACTGGGTGACCGGCTCGGAGAAGTCGCCACCGGCGGGCGACACCGCCCCAATCACCGAGACCGCCCCCTGCTCCCCGGCCAGCGTGACCACCTTACCGGCCCGCTCGTAGAAGCTGGACAGACGCGAGGAAAGGTAGGGCGGATAGCCTTCTTCGGCAGGCATCTCCTCCAGGCGCGAGGCAATCTCGCGCAGCGCCTCGGCCCAGCGGCTGGTGGAGTCGGCCATCAGCGAGACCTTGTAGCCCTGGTCGCGGAAGTACTCGGCCAGGGTGATGCCGGTATAGAGCGAGGCTTCGCGGGCCGCCACGGGCATGTTGGAGGTGTTGGCTACCAGGATGGTACGCTCCATCAGGGGTCGGCCGGTCTGGGGATCCTCGAGCTCCGGGAACTCCACCAGCACGTCGGTCATCTCGTTGCCGCGCTCGCCGCAGCCCACGTAGACCACGATGTTGGCATCGCCGAATTTGGCAATGGACTGCTGGGTGACGGTCTTGCCCGAACCGAAGGGACCCGGAATGGCCGCCGTGCCGCCCGCAGCCAGTGGGAACAGTACGTCCAGAATACGCATCCCGGTCAGGAAGGGCTGGTTGGGATCAAGCTTTTTCTGGAAAGGACGGGGCTTGCGCACCGGCCAGTAGTGGGCCATGCGGAGCTGGGTGCCGTCCTCGAGCTCGGCGATGATGTCGTCAATGGTGTACTGCCCAGCGCCCACGATACGCTTAATTTTCCCTTTCTTATCGGGTGGCACCAGAATCTTGTGGGTGAAGCTAAATTCGGGCACGGTGCCCAGAATATCGCCGCCCTTGACCTCGTCGCCTACCTGCTTGGTGGGGGTAAAGTCCCACTTCTTGGTGCGATCCAGCGACGAGACCTCGATACCCCGGCTGATGAAGATGCCTGAAGCCGCCTGGATCTTGTCCAGGGGGCGCAAAATCCCGTCGAAGATACCATTCAGGAGGCCGGGCCCCAGTTCCAGGGCCAGCGGCAGCCCGGTAGTCACTACGGGTTCACCCACCTTCAAGCCGTTGGTGTCCTCGTACACCTGAATGAAGCAGGTCTCGCCATCAAGGCGAATAATCTCTCCGACCAATTTTTCGTGACCGACGCGCACGATGTCGTACATCTTGGCGCCTTGCAGGTTCTCGGCAATTACTGCCGGCCCCGCGATTTTTTTGATGGTTCCCACGTATCCTCCTTCGTCGGATGCAGATGGCTAGCCGCAAAAAAGCGATTGGTTGTTTTGCTTTTGGCAATCAGCCATCCGCTATGGGCCTATAGTTTGATGTCAAACCCAATGGTCTCCCGCACCAGCCGGCGCATATAGGCCTTGGCGTCGCCCCCCCACTAAAGCTCTCGAGCAGATTGGGCAACGAGAGCAGTACCGGGGCAGTGCGCCCGCGCATGACCCGCTCGGTGGCCTTGTTGGGGTCTGCAAGCAGGTTCTGATCCACCGCTACCAGGGCATACTGGTTGGACTGGATCATCTCGACGAGCTTCTGAACGGCCTCGTCGGGCGTGGCCGTGACCGCCTCGAGGCCCGCAATGCGGTAGCCGGAGGCGGTTTCGGCATCGGTCAGAACTCCAATTTTCACGCAACCTCCTTCGCCACAGCATCGGCGGGCAGGTTGAAGTAGGCGCGCCGGGCCAGCAGGCGGATCCGCGCCCCCTCCCACTCCTTACGTCGGATGTAGTCCAGGGCCAGGCCAGCGCCCAGGGTATCCTTGCCCCCCTGGGCTGCTTTTTCAAGCAGAACTCGCCGCAAAGCCCGCTCGAGGTCACCCAGCGTGCGCGCACTCGAGGCGGCTGCCAGAGGGGTGCCGTTCAAGGCTTCCATCGCCCCAAAGTCTCCACCGGCCACGCGGTTGAACAGAACGGCGCTAACATAGCTGCCCCCCGGCACAAAGTAGCCTTCGGTTCCACTAACGCCCAGCGCGTGCAGCTTGAACGCAGTGGCGAGATTAAGGGCATCTACTTGCAAAGCAAAGTACGAGGCCAGCGCAGGCTCCCGCAAACGGCGAGCCTTTTCCAGGCTGTGGGCATAAAAATCACGATCCAGGGCCACCTCCAGCGCCAACGGGTCGGGGTTGCCAGTTGCCGCATTCCGCAAAGCCTTGGCCAGTGGGTGGGTAGGAAGTTGCAGCACCTGGGCCATGCTGGCCGCATCTGGCGCCTGCAACAGGGCGTTGATCAATGCTTCGGACAACGTACCGCTCCCCAACTTGCCCTTGATCTCTTCGGCAGACTGCCCCGCCGCCCTGCCGCGCAAGATGGTTTTGAGGTTGATCAGGTCTGATTGAAGCAACAACAGGCTAACCGCCTCTCGCATGTTGCCACTCACCAAACCCGGCAAGTCACCGACCATGCGCTGCATGTGGTTGGTCACAGCCCGATCTACATCGGCCAGGGAATCACCCACCAGATCCGGGCCATAGACGGTGTCGTTCAACGAACGTACAAAATCGGGGAACGACTGCCCCAAGGCTTGCTGAAAAAACGCCTCAGGAACCACCTGGTTGCGCCGGGCTCGCAGGCGTGCGTTGAGGTAAGCGAAGCCGCTACCCGCCATACCTACCCCCAGATGGCTTTAGCGGCTTTGGCCGACAAAGCATCCCAGGCCCGCTCGAGGCGCTCACTCAGGGCGTTCTGCACGAAAGATCTGCCGCCCTTGGCCACCAGGCGCACTCCGTCTCGAATGGCCGGGTCGGTTCTGAGTTCCAAACCTCTGCTTTTGGCCCAGTCGGCCAGCAGGGAGGCGTGGTTGGGGTGCAGCACCAGGGCCTCAGCCTGACCCACCTCGGCCAGGGCTTCCTCGGCTAGCTTTTGTAAGGTCTGGCCGAACTCGGGCCGACCGGTCAGGTCTAGCAAAGACCGAATCGCTTCTGCCTTGACCTGGTCTACCACTTTCCCCCGGGCGGCAATGCGGGCCTGATTAACTGTTAGGTCGGCAGCGCTCTCGGCCCGACGCAAGGCAGCCTGGTACTCGGCCTCGAGTTGGCGCTCTCTGGCCGATTTGAGGGCCTCGGCTTTCTGTTGAGCCGAGGCCAAAATGGTTCTGGCCCTAGCCTCCGCCTCTGCGGCAATGGCGCCGATTTCAGCCGCCACCTCGTTTTGCAAAATATCTTCAAGCTTGGACATTACGCTCCTCTCTCACTGCTGATAGCCGATGGCAGAGCCAAAGTGCTATGGGCTATCAGCCATTGACCTTAGTTGATGAGGAACGAGAAGGCCAGACCGAAGATGGCCAGCGTCTCGGGCAGCAGGAAGAACAGCAGGGCCGTACCAAAGTTGCGGCGATCTTCCACCACAGCCCCCAGGGCTGCCGCACCGATGGCCGACTGAGCTACACCGGTGCCAAGAATCCCCAGGCCAATCGCCAGACCCTTGCCAATGGCCGCATAGTTCGCGCCCGCTGCCGCCTCGCCTTCAGCGGCGAAAGCGATCGTAACCAGTAGCGCAAAGACGAAAACCGAAACCAACTTAGCAGCTTTAGCAATCTTCATGTGCATTCTCCTTTTCCTTCTTTTGGTTCCAACCTGCCGGATCTCGTCCGACACTTTGTGGATCAACGTCAAATGGCGTACCTCCTTATCTGTACGCCCGCTTCAGCTCCGCCCCTCGCCCCGAACCGACTTGAAGGGACGGTAAGGACGACCGCTATCATCGTAAAAACCGAAGTTGGTGCCGAACTCAATCCAGAGCAAGCGGATAGGCTGCAGGACGTGGCCCAGGGTAGTAATGATGATAACCGCCAAAAGAATCACCACACCCACCACAAAGCCAAGAATACCCCCTACCACGCCAAGTCGCTCGGCCAAACCGAAGCCTACCTGGTTGGCCAGACTGGCCAGCAACGCCCCGGCCACCCCCACCGCATAAATACGGATGTAACTGAGGATTTGCCCCCCTTTTGAAGGTAGCTCTGCAATCATAAGTGGCATCTTGGCCAGCAAGGCGCTGATCACGAAAACCAGCAAGCCCACCACCAGAATTGCGGTTAGCAAACCACTGTTAGACTGGGTGAGGTAGCTGTAGGCAAAAGCAATAAGACCCACACAGCCAGCCAAATACCCCAACCCTTCCCAAAAGTGGCTCATGTGGCCGTGCTTGAGGCCCTGCTGCATCCGAATGATGAAGGCATAAAGCACCTGGATGACCCCAAAGGCAATACTGGCCAGCATCAGAAAGGTCGCAGTTTGTTCGAAGTCGAGGCGGTTGATGGTCATGGGGATCAGACCCTGGCCCCCGTGGTTGGGGTCGTAGAAGATGGTGCCGCCCCCAGGCAAAATTTTGAGCTTCTCCAAGAAGGTGCCAAAGGCTTCTCCGTAGATAAAACCCCAGACCACTGCCCATCCAGTCATCCACCACAGCACCCTGGATAGGCTCCCCACCACATCGGAGCCAAAGTTGGCTCCCAGGAAGCCGATGACCAGGTTCTTGCGGGCCTTGGCCAGTGAGCCCAGCCAGTAGGCTAGCAAGCCAAATAGCAGCGCAATCCCGATATCGCCCACCACCATGCCAAAGAAGAAGGGGAAGAAGGCAGCGATCATCAAAGTGGGGTCATAGGTTCCGTAGCGAGGGGTGTTGAGAAAGCTGTGCAAAAGCTCGAACGGCTTTGCCCAGGCAGGGTTTTCCAGCGTGACCGGAACCTGATGTCCTTCGTGGTGCTCGTCCACAGGTTCAAAGGTAAACACAATCTGGTCGCGCAAGCGGCCCAGCGACTCCTCAACCCGCCCTTTTGCCTTTTGAGGCACCCAGCCCATCAAGGCCATCCCATACTGACCTGCGGCCAGGTCACCGGTGGCCTTGTAGCGGGCTACCTCGTCTTTGGCCCTGGTCCACAGCAGGGTAAGCGTTTCTTTGGACTCCCCCTTAAGCTTGCCGATCTCCTCGCGGATACCCAAGAGTTCCTCGGGGGCCAGCTTGGCCCGCTCCTTCATGCGGGCAGCGGCCTGGGAGAGCGGCAGGGTGCCATAAACCCCAGGAAAGCGCAGCTCGGCCAGCCCCAGGCGCGAAAGGGTCGAGCGGGCGGTCTCGAGTTCGCTTCGCTTTACCACCACCACTGCCGCCATCTGATTGTCCAGGGCATCGGCATCCAGGATGAAGCGATCTGCCATGGCTTGTTGCAAAGCGGTACGCACACCCTCCAGCTCCTCTGGCTTGGAGACCAGAAAAGGAATCACCGCCAGCCACGGACTCTGATCCAGTCCCTGGGCCAAAGCTGCTAGCTTGTCGGCAGCTTTGCCAAAAAGCTCGATGGTCTGGATCTCTTCTTCAAGGGCCGCCCGCTCCTTGCCCAGCACCTCAGCCCGACCGACAATAGGGCGGATGGTAGCTTCGGCCTCGTCCAGGGAACCTCCAAACTGCTTA comes from the Meiothermus sp. CFH 77666 genome and includes:
- a CDS encoding V-type ATP synthase subunit A gives rise to the protein MGTIKKIAGPAVIAENLQGAKMYDIVRVGHEKLVGEIIRLDGETCFIQVYEDTNGLKVGEPVVTTGLPLALELGPGLLNGIFDGILRPLDKIQAASGIFISRGIEVSSLDRTKKWDFTPTKQVGDEVKGGDILGTVPEFSFTHKILVPPDKKGKIKRIVGAGQYTIDDIIAELEDGTQLRMAHYWPVRKPRPFQKKLDPNQPFLTGMRILDVLFPLAAGGTAAIPGPFGSGKTVTQQSIAKFGDANIVVYVGCGERGNEMTDVLVEFPELEDPQTGRPLMERTILVANTSNMPVAAREASLYTGITLAEYFRDQGYKVSLMADSTSRWAEALREIASRLEEMPAEEGYPPYLSSRLSSFYERAGKVVTLAGEQGAVSVIGAVSPAGGDFSEPVTQSTLRITGGFWALDAQLARARHFPAINWARSYSLFLNILEPWYRENVAPDYPEVRTQIITLLQREAELQQVVQLVGPDALQDAERLSLEIGRIAREDFLQQNGYDPVDASCSMAKAYGIMQMIIAAYKQGEYALSKGATITDFLTDPVIEKIGRARYVPEAEFPAYKAEFDQMIKTAFLGAVKA
- a CDS encoding V-type ATPase subunit, with the protein product MAGSGFAYLNARLRARRNQVVPEAFFQQALGQSFPDFVRSLNDTVYGPDLVGDSLADVDRAVTNHMQRMVGDLPGLVSGNMREAVSLLLLQSDLINLKTILRGRAAGQSAEEIKGKLGSGTLSEALINALLQAPDAASMAQVLQLPTHPLAKALRNAATGNPDPLALEVALDRDFYAHSLEKARRLREPALASYFALQVDALNLATAFKLHALGVSGTEGYFVPGGSYVSAVLFNRVAGGDFGAMEALNGTPLAAASSARTLGDLERALRRVLLEKAAQGGKDTLGAGLALDYIRRKEWEGARIRLLARRAYFNLPADAVAKEVA
- a CDS encoding V-type ATP synthase subunit E: MSKLEDILQNEVAAEIGAIAAEAEARARTILASAQQKAEALKSARERQLEAEYQAALRRAESAADLTVNQARIAARGKVVDQVKAEAIRSLLDLTGRPEFGQTLQKLAEEALAEVGQAEALVLHPNHASLLADWAKSRGLELRTDPAIRDGVRLVAKGGRSFVQNALSERLERAWDALSAKAAKAIWG
- a CDS encoding F0F1 ATP synthase subunit C, giving the protein MKIAKAAKLVSVFVFALLVTIAFAAEGEAAAGANYAAIGKGLAIGLGILGTGVAQSAIGAAALGAVVEDRRNFGTALLFFLLPETLAIFGLAFSFLIN
- a CDS encoding V-type ATPase 116kDa subunit family protein, whose translation is MEKLIVAGPKRLARELLSELQKAGVVHIDPLRPDELSEYRLSSSEEAELKRWEMVVSQAEQSLAVVGLSATAGDKQFGGSLDEAEATIRPIVGRAEVLGKERAALEEEIQTIELFGKAADKLAALAQGLDQSPWLAVIPFLVSKPEELEGVRTALQQAMADRFILDADALDNQMAAVVVVKRSELETARSTLSRLGLAELRFPGVYGTLPLSQAAARMKERAKLAPEELLGIREEIGKLKGESKETLTLLWTRAKDEVARYKATGDLAAGQYGMALMGWVPQKAKGRVEESLGRLRDQIVFTFEPVDEHHEGHQVPVTLENPAWAKPFELLHSFLNTPRYGTYDPTLMIAAFFPFFFGMVVGDIGIALLFGLLAYWLGSLAKARKNLVIGFLGANFGSDVVGSLSRVLWWMTGWAVVWGFIYGEAFGTFLEKLKILPGGGTIFYDPNHGGQGLIPMTINRLDFEQTATFLMLASIAFGVIQVLYAFIIRMQQGLKHGHMSHFWEGLGYLAGCVGLIAFAYSYLTQSNSGLLTAILVVGLLVFVISALLAKMPLMIAELPSKGGQILSYIRIYAVGVAGALLASLANQVGFGLAERLGVVGGILGFVVGVVILLAVIIITTLGHVLQPIRLLWIEFGTNFGFYDDSGRPYRPFKSVRGEGRS